The following proteins come from a genomic window of Ilumatobacter coccineus YM16-304:
- a CDS encoding ABC transporter ATP-binding protein, with protein sequence MSNDTPDQGNDEAELIKTTGNEARRSSFGPGGGIGMPTERSDNFRDSVRRLGEILGREKRLLFVVFAITLVSVVLIVIGPRLLGQATDEIVGGVIGDGIDFGALHAKLLLIVGLYVAAWLLGYVQAYMLAGVLQRSMFGLRASVEQKLNRLPLSYVDSQPRGDLLSRVTNDIDNLAQSLQQTISQILTSLLTLIGVMVMMFVISPLMAAVALVTVPTSVFLMKLIGGKARPRFLAQWGHTGALNAQAEEVFTGHAVVKAFGRQREVEQRFSDENDDLYEASFRAQFMASLIQPMMTFMGNIQYLLIAVVGGLRISSGALSIGEMQALIQYARQFSGPLTHLASMAATFQSGIASLERVLELLDADEESVEQADTVDPPPIRGRIVFDDVHFSYSPDKPLIEGLDVVAEPGQTIAIVGPTGAGKTTLVNLLMRFYDLDSGAILLDGRDIASFPRRELRRRVGMVLQDTWLFGGTIRDNLAYGNPSATDEQIMEAARVTFVDRFVRSLPDGYDTVINDEGDNISVGEKQLITIARAFLADPSILILDEATSSVDTRTEVLIQEAMNALRAHRTSFVIAHRLSTIRGADVILVMEDGKIVEQGSHAELLALDGAYARLHNAQFAGQST encoded by the coding sequence GTGAGCAACGACACGCCAGACCAGGGCAACGACGAAGCCGAACTGATCAAGACGACCGGCAACGAAGCGCGCCGATCGAGCTTCGGGCCCGGCGGTGGCATCGGCATGCCGACCGAGCGGAGCGACAACTTCCGCGACAGCGTTCGGCGCCTCGGCGAGATCCTCGGCCGCGAGAAGCGACTGCTGTTCGTCGTGTTCGCCATCACGCTCGTCAGCGTGGTGCTGATCGTCATCGGACCGCGCCTGCTCGGCCAGGCCACCGACGAGATCGTCGGCGGCGTGATCGGCGACGGCATCGACTTCGGCGCGCTCCACGCCAAGCTGCTCCTGATCGTCGGCTTGTACGTTGCGGCCTGGCTGCTCGGCTACGTGCAGGCGTACATGCTCGCCGGCGTGCTGCAGCGCTCGATGTTCGGCCTGCGCGCGTCGGTCGAACAGAAGCTCAACCGGTTGCCGCTCAGCTACGTCGACAGCCAGCCACGGGGCGACCTGCTGAGCCGGGTCACCAACGACATCGACAACCTGGCGCAGAGCCTCCAACAGACGATCAGTCAGATCCTCACGTCGCTGCTCACGCTGATCGGCGTGATGGTGATGATGTTCGTCATCTCGCCGCTCATGGCCGCGGTTGCGCTCGTCACCGTGCCCACCTCGGTGTTCCTGATGAAACTGATCGGCGGCAAGGCGCGGCCGCGGTTCCTCGCACAGTGGGGGCACACCGGAGCGCTCAACGCACAGGCCGAGGAGGTGTTCACCGGGCACGCGGTGGTCAAGGCCTTCGGTCGCCAGCGTGAAGTCGAGCAGCGCTTCAGCGACGAGAACGACGACCTCTACGAGGCGAGCTTCCGAGCGCAGTTCATGGCCAGTCTCATCCAGCCGATGATGACCTTCATGGGCAACATCCAGTACCTGCTCATCGCGGTCGTCGGTGGACTGCGGATCTCGAGTGGAGCACTGTCGATCGGCGAGATGCAGGCACTGATCCAGTACGCCCGCCAGTTCTCCGGCCCGTTGACGCACCTGGCGTCGATGGCCGCCACGTTCCAGTCGGGCATCGCCTCGCTCGAACGGGTGCTCGAACTCCTCGACGCCGACGAGGAATCGGTCGAACAGGCCGACACCGTCGACCCGCCGCCGATCCGCGGCCGGATCGTGTTCGACGACGTCCACTTCTCGTACTCACCCGACAAGCCGCTCATCGAAGGCCTCGACGTGGTGGCCGAGCCGGGCCAGACCATCGCCATCGTCGGGCCGACCGGTGCCGGCAAGACCACGCTCGTCAACCTGCTCATGCGGTTCTACGACCTGGATTCGGGTGCGATCCTGCTCGACGGTCGTGACATCGCGTCGTTCCCCCGCCGAGAACTACGTCGGCGCGTCGGCATGGTGCTGCAGGACACCTGGCTGTTCGGCGGCACCATCCGCGACAACCTCGCCTACGGCAACCCGTCGGCCACCGACGAACAGATCATGGAAGCCGCACGGGTCACGTTCGTCGATCGTTTCGTGCGCTCGTTGCCCGACGGCTACGACACGGTCATCAACGACGAGGGCGACAACATCTCGGTGGGGGAGAAGCAGCTCATCACCATCGCCCGAGCGTTCCTCGCCGACCCGTCGATCCTCATCCTCGACGAAGCGACGAGCTCGGTCGACACGCGAACCGAAGTGCTCATCCAGGAGGCGATGAACGCGCTGCGTGCGCACCGCACGAGCTTCGTCATCGCCCACCGCCTCTCCACCATCCGTGGCGCCGACGTGATCCTGGTGATGGAAGACGGCAAGATCGTCGAGCAGGGCAGCCACGCCGAACTGCTCGCGCTCGACGGCGCATACGCCCGCCTCCACAACGCTCAGTTCGCCGGCCAGTCGACCTAG
- a CDS encoding DHA2 family efflux MFS transporter permease subunit: MIDSSVSLVPIAYKYRVMAVYIVGLVMTIIDGTIVNVALPTLAREFDVPSTDIEWVSISYLLALASVIPVAGWLGDRFGTKRMFVISLVFFVFGSLLCGISQSLETLIVFRVVQGIGGGLITPIGSAMLFRAFPLEERSTASVGVLSVAIVAPAVGPVLGGVIVDNISWHWIFLVNLPIGAIALLLALLWLNEESQPAAGRFDVAGFVLSATGVSLLIYALSTGPEKGWLSGSTLTAAAIGACSFIAMVVVELRVREPMLKLRLYRDRLFRSVNIASSMIYMGFFGWIFVLPLYMQTLRGFTATESGLAQAPQAAAVFVVSNLLGKRLYRAVGPRRLMIVGSAATALFTGSSALFDLDTPIGVIAATAFMRGASIGMVFVSIQTAVYATVSNADTGRATSVFNTQRQISFATGVALAASVIAAKVSSVGGDAAPAIDRLPAYQWGFLAMGIVMLPAAFASWFVNDDDVAATRGLAPAAG; encoded by the coding sequence GTGATCGACAGTAGCGTCTCGTTAGTGCCGATCGCCTACAAGTACCGCGTCATGGCGGTGTACATCGTCGGACTCGTGATGACCATCATCGACGGCACGATCGTCAACGTGGCCCTGCCCACGCTGGCCCGGGAGTTCGACGTGCCGTCGACCGACATCGAGTGGGTGTCGATCTCGTACCTCCTCGCGCTCGCCTCGGTCATCCCCGTCGCCGGATGGCTCGGCGATCGTTTCGGCACGAAGCGCATGTTCGTGATCTCGCTGGTGTTCTTCGTGTTCGGGTCGCTGCTGTGCGGCATCTCGCAGAGCCTCGAGACGTTGATCGTGTTCCGCGTGGTGCAGGGCATCGGCGGCGGACTCATCACTCCGATCGGCAGCGCGATGCTGTTCCGCGCGTTTCCACTCGAGGAGCGTTCGACGGCGAGCGTCGGCGTGCTCAGCGTGGCGATCGTGGCCCCGGCGGTCGGCCCGGTCCTCGGCGGTGTCATCGTCGACAACATCTCGTGGCACTGGATCTTCCTCGTCAACCTGCCGATCGGCGCCATCGCCCTCCTGCTCGCCCTGCTGTGGCTGAACGAGGAGTCGCAGCCGGCCGCCGGTCGGTTCGACGTCGCCGGTTTCGTCCTGTCGGCGACCGGCGTGTCGCTGCTGATCTACGCGTTGTCGACCGGACCGGAGAAGGGCTGGCTGTCGGGCTCGACGCTGACCGCCGCTGCGATCGGCGCGTGTTCGTTCATCGCGATGGTCGTCGTCGAGCTGCGGGTGCGCGAGCCGATGCTCAAGCTGCGGCTCTACCGCGACCGCCTGTTCCGCTCGGTCAACATCGCGTCGTCGATGATCTACATGGGCTTCTTCGGATGGATCTTCGTCCTGCCGCTCTACATGCAGACGCTGCGCGGGTTCACCGCCACCGAGTCGGGGCTGGCGCAGGCGCCTCAGGCCGCCGCCGTGTTCGTCGTGTCGAACCTGCTCGGCAAGCGGTTGTACCGGGCGGTCGGCCCACGCCGCCTGATGATCGTCGGCTCGGCCGCCACCGCGTTGTTCACGGGGTCGTCGGCACTGTTCGACCTCGACACGCCGATCGGCGTCATCGCCGCCACGGCGTTCATGCGCGGCGCCTCCATCGGCATGGTGTTCGTGTCGATCCAGACCGCCGTCTACGCCACGGTGTCGAACGCCGACACCGGCCGAGCCACCTCGGTGTTCAACACGCAACGCCAGATCTCGTTCGCCACGGGCGTCGCGCTCGCGGCCAGCGTCATCGCCGCCAAGGTGTCGTCGGTCGGGGGTGACGCCGCACCGGCGATCGACCGACTGCCCGCCTACCAGTGGGGCTTCCTGGCGATGGGCATCGTGATGCTGCCCGCCGCGTTCGCCAGCTGGTTCGTCAACGACGACGACGTCGCCGCCACCCGCGGCCTCGCTCCCGCCGCCGGCTAG
- a CDS encoding LPXTG cell wall anchor domain-containing protein has translation MRRVVLATLMAMSGVALSVGSPAEAGEESPTGTFIVVSQMIGADALDVLEGVDFELYPLVAPDAYGSEMRSALTDDCFRRDSSLSGSLAISFEGCELVSGSYRLGLTGVPDGVEVEVACTDEFGFFPFFGPFGGGGVELAELAGSASFGGAEILTPSPFSEPDFTMSGEDPEVTCFVQMYDDAPLTVDIFSYGVGHLDAQAEMSIEAWEDLSTFEETIVGENVLDDASCADRSTVVGGSLFFFGGEQLASTTTSFDCEIDEGEYLLGADGVPDGYEIGEAFCQPRNWNVLFGFDEVIDEGDPYFEIDVAPTELGDPYGAWCGIFLDAPPTLYLDAIVNGGTASPSDFELEVFTDAGSLLASATDPDESLCEAATEYPDPFPIPLLSFDPSSCAGVALPDGDYQLGASVPDYGYVPTGVDCIPLDYDIEVDDNEIIDGSGVLSHPLPDSDLYSEPATLCALEFTYVEQSIGASLTVDNAFGGDAEASDFVIEVYELDGDTPGALVASAASPASFTLPVGNYVFGVSGPDGYEYTIDISIVVAGEALDPADASFVLEQAATVNATLIAAQTAPPTTTTTTTTTTTTTTTTTTVAPTTAAPTTAAPVTQLPATGSENRSVVWWAAALLVLGAGAMMAARRRSNMRW, from the coding sequence GTGAGGCGAGTCGTACTCGCGACGTTGATGGCGATGAGCGGTGTGGCGCTGAGTGTCGGCTCGCCGGCCGAGGCAGGTGAGGAGTCGCCCACGGGCACGTTCATCGTGGTGAGCCAGATGATCGGGGCCGACGCGCTCGACGTCCTCGAGGGAGTCGACTTCGAGTTGTACCCCCTCGTCGCGCCCGATGCGTACGGCTCGGAGATGAGGTCGGCGCTGACCGACGACTGCTTCCGGCGTGACTCGTCGTTGTCCGGGTCCCTGGCGATCTCGTTCGAAGGGTGCGAACTGGTCAGCGGCTCGTACCGGCTCGGGTTGACGGGCGTCCCCGATGGCGTCGAGGTCGAGGTGGCGTGCACCGACGAGTTCGGGTTCTTCCCGTTCTTCGGTCCGTTCGGTGGCGGAGGCGTCGAGTTGGCCGAGTTGGCCGGTTCCGCCTCGTTCGGCGGTGCGGAGATCCTGACGCCGTCGCCGTTCTCCGAGCCCGATTTCACGATGAGTGGCGAGGATCCGGAGGTCACCTGCTTCGTCCAGATGTACGACGACGCACCGCTCACCGTCGACATCTTCAGCTACGGAGTGGGACATCTCGACGCGCAGGCGGAGATGTCGATCGAGGCGTGGGAGGACCTGAGCACGTTCGAGGAGACCATCGTCGGCGAGAACGTCCTCGACGACGCGAGCTGTGCCGACCGATCGACCGTGGTCGGCGGGTCGTTGTTCTTCTTCGGTGGCGAGCAACTCGCCTCGACGACCACGTCGTTCGACTGCGAGATCGACGAGGGTGAATATCTCCTCGGAGCCGACGGGGTACCGGACGGGTACGAGATCGGCGAAGCGTTCTGCCAGCCCCGCAACTGGAACGTGTTGTTCGGCTTCGACGAGGTGATCGACGAAGGCGACCCCTACTTCGAGATCGACGTCGCCCCCACCGAGCTCGGCGATCCGTACGGGGCGTGGTGCGGCATCTTCCTCGATGCGCCGCCCACCTTGTATCTCGACGCGATCGTCAACGGCGGCACCGCATCGCCGAGCGACTTCGAACTCGAGGTGTTCACCGACGCCGGATCGCTGCTCGCGAGCGCGACCGACCCCGACGAGTCGCTGTGCGAGGCCGCGACCGAGTACCCCGATCCGTTCCCCATCCCGTTGCTCTCGTTCGACCCGTCGTCGTGCGCCGGCGTGGCGCTGCCCGACGGCGACTACCAGCTCGGCGCCAGCGTGCCCGACTACGGCTACGTCCCGACCGGTGTCGATTGCATCCCGCTCGACTACGACATCGAGGTCGACGACAACGAGATCATCGACGGGTCCGGCGTGCTCAGCCACCCGCTTCCCGACAGCGACCTCTACAGCGAGCCGGCGACGCTCTGCGCGCTCGAGTTCACCTATGTCGAGCAGTCGATCGGTGCGTCGCTGACCGTCGACAACGCGTTCGGCGGTGACGCCGAGGCGAGCGACTTCGTCATCGAGGTGTACGAACTCGACGGTGACACGCCGGGTGCCCTCGTGGCGTCGGCAGCATCGCCGGCGTCGTTCACGTTGCCGGTTGGCAACTACGTGTTCGGCGTGTCGGGTCCCGACGGCTACGAGTACACGATCGACATCTCGATCGTCGTTGCCGGCGAAGCGCTCGATCCCGCCGACGCGTCGTTCGTGCTCGAGCAGGCAGCCACCGTGAACGCGACGCTCATCGCCGCCCAGACCGCGCCGCCCACCACGACCACCACAACGACCACCACGACCACCACCACCACCACGACGACGACGGTTGCGCCGACGACCGCTGCGCCGACGACCGCGGCGCCGGTCACCCAGTTGCCGGCCACGGGTTCCGAGAACCGATCGGTCGTCTGGTGGGCCGCTGCACTGCTCGTGCTCGGCGCCGGGGCGATGATGGCCGCTCGACGCCGTAGCAACATGCGCTGGTGA
- the hrpA gene encoding ATP-dependent RNA helicase HrpA — translation METTERAAAAAAILDTGRLRYPESLPITERHDELLEIIRDHQVVIVAGETGSGKSTQIPKLCIEAGRGADGVIGHTQPRRVAARTIAERIADEIGSELGADVGYSVRFNDNISDGTLVRVMTDGILLAEIQRDRMLSRYDTLIIDEAHERSLNIDFILGYLKQLLPRRRDLKVIVTSATIDTERFAEHFASDDGEPAPIVTVSGRTFPVETRYRPFGADNPDDEHDRRDQVDAIVDACKELKSEGDGDVLVFLSGEREIHDAADALKRLDEPSLEVLPLYARLSSQEQQRIWKPHAGRRIVLSTNVAETSITVPGVRYVIDAGTARISRYSRRLKVQRLPIEEVSKASANQRAGRCGRVAPGICIRLYSEENFEERPDFTEPEILRTNLGSVILQMANIGLGDIARFPFVEPPDHRSIRDGEMLLDELGAIRTRPSPSGDGNTVRLTKIGQRLARLPVDPRLARMVIEAERLNCVREVLIIVSALSIQDVRERPDDKREQAAEMHNRFKVKGSDLLSLVKLWDYTREKQRELSGNQFRRMCRSEFIHFLRLREWMDLHSQLKRAAGVKIKNAEAHPDHIHQALLAGLLSHVGMRDRDRRAFKGARQAEFVIAPGSVLTKKPPDWVMAAELVETNQIYARRVAEIDPRWAEKAGAHLVKRSYGEPRWDPKGGRAVVTEQVTLYGLPLVSDRLIGLDRVDPDAARAWFITKAFVEGDVAEHWSNKHRFFEFNDGVRRRVSSMSARMRGVELLDDQTLFDFYDERIDDDVTSAQHFDRWWKQERQKDGKLLDLTDRALARLLSGSGGAGGALGVTESFPDVWRQGDIELPLTYRYAPGEPLDGVTVHLPLSGLNQITDDGFDWHVPGNRDDVVEQLMRSLPKPIRRELVPFNDTVDLVLDRLGAPNGRLVDRLAEIVSEISDVRVSGADFDPTVLDPHLRLNIVVSDDAGEVHDVGTDLAAIKARLVSATRESVAAAAPIEERRGITSWDVGDIPRVVESSDRGFDVRAYPTLLDVGDSVALRVVTTPELQERAMKGGVRRLLLLDGAPTRASIERLVTTAGRFALTGADIDVSTLVDDCIAAAVDQLMAEHGVVPFTESGFRELRAEVKAKAANRAGVALGKAVAVVAAANTVSQRLADLRAPAVRSSVDDANMHVGRLVRPGFVSAHGVDRLDDVERYVRAISYRLEHLAGAAARDQQRMLEILPLEQRFASFVDRLPPGAATAEVAEVRWLLEELRVQIFAQPVGTRGKVSPKKVAQRLATIGA, via the coding sequence ATGGAGACCACCGAACGCGCTGCCGCTGCTGCGGCGATCCTCGACACGGGTCGCTTGCGCTACCCCGAGTCGCTTCCGATCACCGAGCGACACGACGAACTCCTCGAGATCATCCGAGATCACCAGGTCGTGATCGTCGCCGGCGAGACCGGCTCGGGAAAGAGCACCCAGATCCCGAAGCTCTGCATCGAGGCGGGACGCGGTGCCGACGGCGTGATCGGCCACACCCAACCCCGACGCGTCGCGGCGCGGACCATCGCCGAACGCATCGCCGACGAGATCGGCTCCGAACTCGGCGCCGACGTCGGCTACTCCGTCCGGTTCAACGACAACATCAGCGACGGCACGCTCGTCAGAGTCATGACCGACGGCATCCTGCTCGCCGAGATCCAACGCGACCGGATGTTGAGCCGCTACGACACCTTGATCATCGACGAGGCGCACGAGCGCAGCCTCAACATCGACTTCATCCTCGGCTACCTGAAGCAGTTGCTGCCGCGCCGGCGCGACCTCAAGGTGATCGTGACCTCGGCGACCATCGACACCGAGCGGTTCGCCGAGCACTTCGCGAGCGACGACGGTGAACCCGCCCCCATCGTCACGGTGTCGGGACGCACCTTCCCCGTCGAAACGCGCTACCGCCCGTTCGGCGCCGACAACCCCGACGACGAGCACGACCGGCGCGACCAGGTCGACGCGATCGTCGACGCGTGCAAGGAACTGAAGTCGGAAGGCGACGGCGACGTGCTCGTGTTCCTGTCGGGGGAGCGGGAGATCCACGACGCCGCCGATGCGCTCAAACGTCTCGACGAGCCGAGCCTCGAAGTCCTCCCGTTGTACGCCCGGCTCTCGTCGCAGGAGCAACAGCGCATCTGGAAGCCGCACGCCGGTCGACGCATCGTGCTCTCCACCAACGTCGCCGAGACCTCGATCACGGTGCCCGGCGTGCGCTACGTGATCGATGCCGGCACCGCACGTATCTCGCGGTACTCGCGGCGCCTCAAGGTGCAGCGACTCCCGATCGAGGAGGTGTCGAAGGCGTCGGCCAACCAGCGCGCCGGGCGTTGCGGTCGCGTCGCCCCCGGCATCTGCATCCGGCTCTACTCGGAGGAGAACTTCGAGGAACGCCCCGACTTCACCGAACCCGAGATCCTGCGCACCAACCTCGGCTCGGTCATCTTGCAGATGGCCAACATCGGCCTCGGCGACATCGCACGGTTCCCGTTCGTCGAGCCGCCCGACCATCGTTCGATCCGTGACGGCGAGATGCTGCTCGACGAACTCGGCGCGATCCGCACCCGCCCGTCGCCGTCCGGTGACGGCAACACGGTGCGGCTGACCAAGATCGGGCAGCGGCTCGCTCGGCTCCCCGTCGACCCGCGGTTGGCGCGCATGGTCATCGAGGCGGAGCGCCTCAACTGCGTTCGCGAGGTGCTCATCATCGTGTCGGCGTTGTCGATCCAAGACGTCCGCGAGCGCCCCGACGACAAGCGCGAACAGGCCGCCGAGATGCACAACCGCTTCAAGGTCAAGGGCTCCGACCTGCTGTCGCTGGTGAAACTCTGGGACTACACGCGAGAGAAGCAGCGCGAACTGTCGGGCAACCAGTTCCGGCGGATGTGCCGCAGCGAGTTCATCCACTTCCTGCGTCTCCGCGAGTGGATGGACCTGCACAGCCAACTCAAACGCGCCGCCGGTGTGAAGATCAAGAACGCCGAAGCGCATCCCGACCACATCCATCAGGCGCTGCTCGCCGGGCTGCTCTCCCACGTCGGCATGCGAGACCGCGACCGCCGGGCGTTCAAGGGCGCACGGCAGGCCGAGTTCGTCATCGCCCCCGGCTCGGTGCTCACGAAGAAGCCGCCCGACTGGGTGATGGCCGCCGAGCTCGTCGAGACCAACCAGATCTACGCCCGCCGAGTCGCCGAGATCGATCCGCGCTGGGCCGAGAAAGCAGGCGCGCACCTCGTCAAGCGCTCGTACGGCGAGCCGCGTTGGGACCCGAAGGGCGGCCGAGCGGTGGTGACCGAACAGGTGACGCTCTACGGGCTGCCGCTCGTGAGCGACCGCCTGATCGGACTCGATCGCGTCGACCCCGACGCGGCGCGGGCCTGGTTCATCACGAAGGCGTTCGTCGAAGGTGACGTGGCCGAACACTGGTCGAACAAGCATCGCTTCTTCGAGTTCAACGACGGGGTCAGGCGCCGCGTCAGTTCGATGAGCGCTCGCATGCGCGGTGTCGAACTCCTCGACGACCAGACGCTGTTCGACTTCTACGACGAACGCATCGACGACGACGTCACGAGCGCACAGCACTTCGACCGGTGGTGGAAGCAGGAACGCCAGAAGGACGGCAAGCTGCTCGACCTCACCGACCGAGCGCTCGCACGACTGCTCTCCGGCAGTGGCGGAGCCGGCGGCGCGCTGGGCGTGACCGAGTCGTTCCCCGACGTGTGGCGACAGGGCGACATCGAACTGCCGCTGACGTACCGGTACGCACCGGGCGAACCGCTCGACGGCGTCACCGTGCACCTGCCACTCTCCGGGCTCAACCAGATCACCGACGACGGCTTCGACTGGCACGTGCCGGGCAATCGTGACGACGTCGTCGAACAGCTCATGCGGTCACTGCCCAAGCCGATCCGACGCGAACTGGTGCCGTTCAACGACACCGTCGACCTGGTCCTCGACCGACTCGGCGCGCCGAACGGCCGCCTCGTCGATCGGCTCGCCGAGATCGTCAGCGAGATCTCCGACGTGCGCGTCAGCGGTGCCGATTTCGACCCCACGGTGCTCGACCCGCACCTCCGGCTCAACATCGTCGTGTCCGACGACGCCGGCGAGGTCCACGACGTCGGCACCGACCTGGCCGCGATCAAGGCCCGTCTCGTCAGCGCCACCCGGGAGTCGGTCGCCGCAGCCGCGCCGATCGAGGAACGGCGGGGCATCACCTCCTGGGATGTCGGCGACATCCCTCGGGTGGTGGAGTCGAGCGACCGCGGCTTCGACGTTCGGGCCTATCCGACGTTGCTCGACGTGGGCGACAGCGTGGCGCTGCGCGTCGTCACCACGCCCGAACTCCAGGAGCGGGCGATGAAGGGCGGCGTCCGACGACTCCTGCTGCTCGACGGAGCGCCGACCCGTGCGTCGATCGAACGGCTCGTGACCACGGCCGGTCGGTTCGCGCTCACCGGTGCCGACATCGACGTGTCGACACTCGTCGACGACTGCATCGCCGCGGCCGTCGATCAGCTCATGGCCGAGCACGGCGTCGTGCCGTTCACCGAGTCGGGTTTCCGCGAACTCCGAGCCGAGGTCAAGGCCAAGGCGGCCAACCGCGCCGGTGTGGCACTCGGCAAGGCCGTCGCCGTGGTGGCCGCCGCCAACACGGTGAGCCAGCGACTCGCCGATCTGCGCGCCCCCGCCGTCCGATCGTCGGTCGACGATGCCAACATGCACGTCGGTCGCCTCGTACGACCCGGCTTCGTCTCGGCGCACGGCGTCGACCGCCTCGACGACGTCGAGCGATACGTCCGGGCGATCTCGTATCGCCTCGAACACCTCGCCGGCGCCGCGGCGCGCGATCAGCAGCGCATGCTCGAGATCCTGCCGCTGGAGCAACGATTCGCCTCGTTCGTCGACCGATTGCCACCCGGTGCAGCGACCGCCGAGGTCGCCGAAGTGCGCTGGCTGCTCGAGGAACTGCGGGTACAGATCTTCGCCCAACCGGTCGGGACGCGCGGCAAGGTCAGCCCCAAGAAGGTCGCCCAACGTCTCGCTACGATCGGGGCCTGA
- a CDS encoding lipase family protein encodes MSKRTGVRNPDPISLKVASEIDIASKIDSAIHRLSPIEQSLLFAEISMLAYLPDSEATPVFEKVGFTDVRYIEKDGSQAYELSTETDVVVACRGTEPNEWNDIKADANAFTDLAETVGRVHRGFKREVDDIWPTLEETLRDESRDVWFCGHSLGGAMAQICAGRCQLSDIAAVPRSVTTFGSPRVGTKRYIQHANVRHVRWVNNNDVVTRVPPRWLRYRHTGVLHYIDRHGEVNRMSKSKRAADRSAGFWAGLKQRKFDHFSDHAIAGYVTALRRATNR; translated from the coding sequence ATGAGCAAGCGCACCGGCGTCCGCAACCCGGATCCGATCTCACTCAAGGTCGCGTCCGAGATCGACATCGCGTCGAAGATCGACTCGGCGATCCATCGGCTGAGCCCCATCGAGCAGTCACTGCTGTTTGCCGAGATCTCGATGCTGGCCTACCTGCCCGATTCCGAGGCGACGCCCGTCTTCGAGAAGGTCGGCTTCACCGACGTTCGCTACATCGAGAAAGACGGCTCCCAGGCCTACGAACTCTCGACCGAGACCGATGTGGTCGTCGCCTGCCGGGGCACCGAACCCAACGAGTGGAACGACATCAAGGCCGATGCCAACGCCTTCACCGACCTCGCCGAAACGGTCGGTCGCGTGCACCGCGGCTTCAAGCGAGAGGTCGACGACATCTGGCCCACGCTCGAAGAGACGCTGCGCGACGAATCGCGTGACGTGTGGTTCTGCGGCCACTCGCTCGGCGGGGCCATGGCCCAGATCTGTGCCGGACGGTGCCAACTGTCCGACATCGCCGCCGTGCCCCGCTCGGTCACCACGTTCGGGAGCCCACGAGTCGGCACCAAGCGCTACATCCAGCACGCCAACGTCCGCCACGTCCGCTGGGTCAACAACAACGACGTCGTCACCCGGGTGCCGCCCCGATGGCTGCGGTACCGGCACACCGGCGTGCTGCACTACATCGACCGTCACGGCGAGGTGAACCGCATGTCGAAGAGCAAGCGCGCCGCCGACCGATCGGCCGGCTTCTGGGCGGGGTTGAAGCAACGCAAGTTCGACCACTTCTCCGACCACGCCATCGCCGGCTACGTCACGGCACTCCGCCGCGCCACCAACCGCTGA